The following proteins are co-located in the Apium graveolens cultivar Ventura chromosome 5, ASM990537v1, whole genome shotgun sequence genome:
- the LOC141660156 gene encoding uncharacterized protein LOC141660156, producing MALIDNRINDRRDYILGAARGNLAYQKFMFTVYPKFGFSLETKNLDQILSFVHDFERHNLMNAGDKVFSLTYVVAYVLTNSHHSIDYKKNEYIELDDVFSEIGSVEQKQFSDISPLDNSWAIDIAKNKPILGQNPRMSFRGRTLEVGESSNTSNKELLHSMSRRVDDLCQKLDHL from the coding sequence ATGGCTTTAATAGATAATAGAATCAATGATCGAAGAGATTATATTTTAGGTGCTGCTAGAGGTAATTTAGCATACCAAAAATTCATGTTTACTGTCTATCCTAAATTTGGTTTTAGTTTAGAAACTAAAAATCTTGATCAAATATTATCTTTCGTGCATGACTTTGAGAGACATAATCTGATGAATGCAGGTGATAAAGTATTTAGCTTAACTTATGTTGTTGCTTATGTTTTAACCAATAGTCATCATAGCATTGACTATAAGAAAAATGAATATATCGAATTGGATGATGTATTCTCAGAAATAGGATCTGTAGAACAAAAGCAATTTTCAGATATCAGTCCTTTAGATAATTCTTGGGCAATTGATATTGCAAAGAATAAGCCAATTCTAGGACAAAATCCTAGAATGAGTTTTAGAGGAAGAACCTTAGAGGTTGGTGAATCCTCTAATACCTCTAATAAAGAATTACTTCATAGCATGTCCCGAAGAGTTGATGACTTATGTCAGAAACTGGATCATCTATAG